The DNA window ATTTGTCCCTCCCCTTCCTTATCCCCCTCTTCAGCTCCTGCTTGTCACCGGATATAAAAACCCTCTTCTCATTTAACAGTTCTTTTAATTCGGGGTCACCCATGGTTTATTGTTGGAAAAACACTGTACCTTCCTGGTAGGCACAGTATTTTCCACACTGAAGTTAATGTAGTCAGTGATGCATCCAGTCAAGCTGTCTATTTTCCCCATGAGGTTCACATAACACATCCCAGTCCATGGTGTCAAAACAGTCCCTCAGTGTGCTACTGGTTTCCTCAGACCAGATCCTTACATACCTCTTGGTGGGTGGTTGTCTATTCACCAACACTATGTATACAGGGGACAGAACAACCAGGTTGTGATCAGAACGACCCAACGGGGGTAGGGGTGATGAAAAATAAGCATCCTTAGTATTCACGTACATTAGTTCCAGGGTTTTACTACATAATGAGTGAATGTTGGGAAAGTGGAGGACAGTGAGGCATGATTAAAGTCACCAGAAATTAAGAGCAGGGACTGAGGATGTGACGTCTGCAGTTTCGACACTACAGTTTGTAAGCACTCGCAGGCTGTCACAGCTTCGGCTGACGGGGGGATATATACAATTATTGCGATAACATGCGAGAATTCCCTCGGAAGATAATATGGCCGAATGCTAACCACTAGCAGTTCAAAGTCCTTACTGCAGTACTGCTCTTACACCCAAACGTGCCCTGAATTACACCATTTATGATTCACAAACATCGCTAAACCCCCTCCTTTCCTCTTACCACTTTCCTGTCCGCTCTCACAAGTTCAAAACCTTCCAAAGTGACGTGTGAATTAATTCAGCCAGGTCTCTGTGAAGCACATAATGTTGCACTCCAGGAATTCCCTCTGCAGCCTGGTTTGCACCGTTAGCTCATCCATCTTATTAGGGAGAAATCTCATGTTCCCCATGATGACAGATGGTCTGCATGATTTATACTGTCTTCTCCTGGCACTTTGTTCCCTCTCTGCACCCCCGTCTCCTTCTCCTTAGTTCCTCAGGGATCACTGGTCTCATGGCTGAAAGGGTCCACTAATGCAGATTTAAGTATTCCCAAtgagaaaaatacaaatacacagtCTCATGAGTTGTCCGTCCTTAAGTGCACACTTCCAACTAAGACTTGTGCcggaaaaaacaagaaaaaggcacaacagcacacaagaACACATAAACATGCAAAGTACACTAACTAGCTCCGCTACTGTAACTAGGTGCCACCCATGCGGTGCCATCTTGAGATCTATTTATTTTAAGGTTCAATAGTGAACCAGGGGACAGTGAATTTGTCAATAttatctgtttctttttttcttccagaAAAGAAGAACGTCtctttggatattttctctggCTCCTGTTGTCCGAGACTGTTCAGCAGTTTTTCCACAGGTGCATCAAGAAACATTTCCAAGTGGAATATTACACAACGTTGAGATCAGGAGGATTAAATGTGATGATATGGAGGGCAGATGCTCCAGTTCTCAGGAAACATCCTTGACTATTCCCCACACTCGCACATCTGAcagaaaaactcagagaaataaactgaaaacttacGAATgtgcagagtgtgggaagagttttactaaaAAGAGTCATCTACAACGACACCATCGCgtccacacaggagagaaaccatatcactgtccagagtgtgggaagagttttactgtacaggctaatctccaaagacaccagcgcattcacacaggagagaaaccgtatcactgttcagagtgtgggaagagttttactggaCAGGGTAGTCTCAAAAACCACCagtgcattcacacaggagagaaaccgtatcactgttcagagtgtgggaaaagttttacTGTACTGGGTAGTCTCAAgatacaccagcgcattcacacaggagagaaaccgtatcagtgttcagagtgtggaaaaGGTTTTACTGAACTGAGTAGTCTCAAAAAccaccagcacattcacacaggagagaaaccgtatcactgtgcagagtgtgggaagagttttactaaaAAGGGTCATCTACAAAGACACCAACGCatccacacaggagagaaaccgtatcactgtgcagagtgtgggaagagttttactgaactggatagtctccaaaaacaccagcgcattcacacaggagagaaaccgtatcactgttcagagtgtgggaagtgtTTTACTCAACTGGGTAGTCTCAAAAAtcaccagcacattcacacaggagagaaaccgtatcactgttcagagtgtgggatgagttttactgtactgggtagtctcaaaatacaccagcgcgttcacacaggggagaaaccgtatcactgttcagagtgtgggatgagttttactgtacTGGGTAGTCTCAAAAAccaccagcacattcacacaggggAGAAACCGTATCATTGTtcggagtgtgggaagagttttactcaccGGGGTACTCTCAAAGCACACCAACTCATTCACACAGGAAGGAAACCGTATCATTGTtctgagtgtgggaagagttttactcaccaGGGTATTCTCAAAGTACACaaacgcattcacacaggaagGAAACCGTATcattgttcagagtgtgggaagagttttactgtactgGGTAGTCTCAAAAtccaccagcgcattcacaaaggagagaaaccgtatcgctgttcagagtgtgggaagagttttactgtactaGGTAATCTcaaaatacaccagcgcattcacacaggagagaaactgtatcactgttcagagtgtgggaagagttttactcaccaGGCTAGTCTCAAAGcacacaaactcattcacacaggagagaaactgtatcactgttcagagtgtgggaagagttttactcaacaggctAATCTTCAAAtgcaccagcgcattcacacaggagagaaaccgtatcactgttcagagtgcgggaagagttttactcaccaGGCTGGTCTCAAAGcacacaaactcattcacacaggagagaaaccgtatcactgttcagagtgtgggaagggtTTTACTCGACAGAttcatctccaaacacaccagcgcattcacacaggagagaaaccgtatcagtgttcagagtgtgggaagagatttactcaCCAGACTAGTCTCAAAGcacacaaactcattcacacaggagagaaaccgtatcactgttcagagtgtgggaggagttttacTCACCAGACTAGTCTCAAATCACACaaacgcattcacacaggagagaaaccatatcactgttcagagtgtgggaagagttttactaatCAGGGTTCCGTCCGGAAACATCCCTGTGTTCACCTAGAACAGAATCAGTAGTACTGAGTGCAGGATTGCCTTCAGATATTTGGATTTAAGTACTGTGTTGGGGTCCattcaatgtaaaaatgtttttagagTAACAGTTGAAGTGGAAGAAGGATGACATATGCTGATTACATTATGGATTATTTAAGTTATTTGATTGAGTGAGGATCTGAAACTCTCCCTCTGTCCTCCAAATTCCCTCGTCACCAGCCTTTGGAGGATGCAGAGTTAAAACAAGGGTTTGGATGTCTCCAACCGACTGATCTCACTCACACTTGACAGTACAGACCCACAgcataatttaattatataatacgACTCTTGGAGAATCAAGCATGGACCAACATTAATTCCTTCCTCAATTtaaatgtgtatgtatttaatCTTTACTAATCTAGAATACTATTTGTATACCTGTACTAAGGCAACCAAGTTATTCatccagaggaaagaaaaggtACCAAAATATGAAATTGGTTTTATCCACTATTGTCATTATAAGCAAAATGGGTAAATAGTCTTATACTGAGTTTGGGACTATCACAAGATAGTCACATGTTAAAATAAGAGTCTCTTTATTGTATTAACAAAACCTGTGTTGAGATTGCTGCCTATGGATTTTGGCCAATCACATGTCCTCTATGCTCAGTAACCAACCAGAACACTAGCTCGTTCTCATAAGGGTGTAGCTACAAATGGCCCATAAGAACCAAATGTgaaatctttaaaaatgtctCTCTCAAGCTCTAAAGTTCATTCTTTCCAAGTCTAATCTACAACAATATTAAGAAGAATGAAAAGGTGAAGTTAGAGAGTAAAAGGGAGCCTGAGAAAAGCTATAGCTAGAAAGAAATACCCAGGGAATTTGAGGGGACGCTCTGACCAACTTAGAGATTTAAGCTAGAAAATTTAACCACACTAAGCTACATATCATTAAGATGAAGCCTTTTAAGAAGAATGACATTGTTAAAATTAGTTGCAACTTATCgcatttgttgtttttgtttttcttcattccCCAGTGAAGCATTTTCACCAAGGCTGATTAAAGCATGTGAAACTTATTTATCAACCAGAATAGTCAATAGATCAGATAGGGATCAACAGACTCCAGGCATTAATTCTGAAAAAGGTTAATGAGGCACGTCAACTACCTGCCAGCACCAGTTTAACGTCCCAGCCAGAACAGCAACATCGTGTGGTAAACAAATGAAGAGAACCGTGGAC is part of the Hoplias malabaricus isolate fHopMal1 chromosome 4, fHopMal1.hap1, whole genome shotgun sequence genome and encodes:
- the LOC136694112 gene encoding zinc finger protein 850-like, encoding MEGRCSSSQETSLTIPHTRTSDRKTQRNKLKTYECAECGKSFTKKSHLQRHHRVHTGEKPYHCPECGKSFTVQANLQRHQRIHTGEKPYHCSECGKSFTGQGSLKNHQCIHTGEKPYHCSECGKSFTVLGSLKIHQRIHTGEKPYQCSECGKGFTELSSLKNHQHIHTGEKPYHCAECGKSFTKKGHLQRHQRIHTGEKPYHCAECGKSFTELDSLQKHQRIHTGEKPYHCSECGKCFTQLGSLKNHQHIHTGEKPYHCSECGMSFTVLGSLKIHQRVHTGEKPYHCSECGMSFTVLGSLKNHQHIHTGEKPYHCSECGKSFTHRGTLKAHQLIHTGRKPYHCSECGKSFTHQGILKVHKRIHTGRKPYHCSECGKSFTVLGSLKIHQRIHKGEKPYRCSECGKSFTVLGNLKIHQRIHTGEKLYHCSECGKSFTHQASLKAHKLIHTGEKLYHCSECGKSFTQQANLQMHQRIHTGEKPYHCSECGKSFTHQAGLKAHKLIHTGEKPYHCSECGKGFTRQIHLQTHQRIHTGEKPYQCSECGKRFTHQTSLKAHKLIHTGEKPYHCSECGRSFTHQTSLKSHKRIHTGEKPYHCSECGKSFTNQGSVRKHPCVHLEQNQ